The Impatiens glandulifera chromosome 3, dImpGla2.1, whole genome shotgun sequence genome contains a region encoding:
- the LOC124929256 gene encoding methylcrotonoyl-CoA carboxylase subunit alpha, mitochondrial isoform X2: protein MGDKSASKRIMGAAGVPLVPGYHGDEQSIDFMKSEADKIGYPVLIKPTHGGGGKGMRIVNNPDEFVDSFLGAQREAAASFGVDKILLEKYITRPRHIEVQIFGDKHGNVVHLYERDCSVQRRHQKIIEEAPAPNVADDFRSHVGQAAVNAAKAVGYHNAGTVEFIVDTSSGEFYFMEMNTRLQVEHPVTEMIVGQDLVEWQIRVANGESLPISQSEVPVAGHAFEARIYAENVPKGFLPATGVLHHYRPVPVSSEVRVETGVEQGDTVSMHYDPMIAKLVVWGESRGAALIKLKDCLSKFQVAGLPTNINFLTRLASHPAFENGDVETHFIEHFKDDLFIESTNNPVLAQGICDSAKLSASIVVACLFEKEHAAIIKQPPGGLSMWYGCPPFRVNHSVKRTLELEWTNEYSDSSPKLLKHSITYHPDGLYIIETGESSLNLEIDYLGSDEFRVTTGGASMDITIATYFKDKDKHIHIWRGSEHHQFKQKLRVDWSDDVETHTKSTFDTTAAHPPGTVLAPMAGLVVKVLGKNGSQVEQGQPILVLEAMKMEHIVKAPLAGIVQGLHVEAGQQVSDSSILFQVKEK, encoded by the exons ATGGGTGATAAAAG TGCATCCAAAAGAATAATGGGTGCAGCAGGGGTGCCACTTGTTCCTGGTTATCATGGTGATGAACAAAGTATTGACTTCATGAAGTCAGAAGCAGACAAAATTGGATATCCTGTTCTGATAAAACCAACTCATGGGGGTGGAGGGAAG GGGATGAGGATAGTAAACAATCCTGATGAATTTGTTGACTCATTTTTGGGAGCACAAAGGGAAGCTGCTGCATCTTTTGGAGTGGATAAAATCTTACTGGAGAAATATATCACTCGACCAAGGCACATAGAAGTTCAG ATATTTGGGGATAAACATGGAAATGTTGTACATCTGTATGAGAGAGATTGCAGTGTGCAAAGAAGACAccagaaaataattgaagaagcACCGGCA CCCAATGTTGCAGATGACTTCCGCTCTCATGTTGGTCAAGCTGCTGTCAATGCAGCCAAG gCAGTTGGTTATCACAATGCTGGAACAGTGGAGTTTATTGTTGACACATCATCTGGAGAGTTCTATTTTATGGAGATGAATACACGTCTTCAG GTTGAACATCCTGTTACTGAGATGATTGTTGGCCAAGATCTTGTAGAGTGGCAGATACGCGTAGCCAATGGAGAATCTCTTCCTATCAGTCAATCTGAGGTGCCTGTAGCAG GTCATGCTTTTGAAGCTCGTATATATGCTGAAAATGTTCCAAAAGGATTTCTTCCAGCAACTGGAGTTCTTCATCATTATCGTCCAGTCCCAGTTTCTTCAGAAG TTAGGGTTGAGACGGGAGTTGAACAAGGTGATACAGTCAGTATGCATTATGACCCTATGATTGCTAAGCTTGTGGTATGGGGAGAAAGTCGCGGCGCAGCTTTGATCAAATTGAAGGACTGCTTGTCAAAATTTCAG GTTGCAGGTTTGCCAACCAATATAAATTTTCTGACTAGGCTGGCAAGCCATCCAGCATTTGAGAACGGTGACGTTGAAACCCATTTCATCGAGCATTTCAAAGATGACCTATTTATCGAATCAACAAATAATCCAGTACTTGCCCAAGGAATATGTGATTCTGCTAAATTGAGCGCATCAATTGTAGTGGCATGCTTGTTTGAAAAGGAACATGCAGCAATTATAAAACAGCCTCCTG GAGGCTTGTCTATGTGGTATGGCTGTCCTCCCTTTAGAGTAAATCATTCTGTCAAGCGTACTTTGGAACTTGAATGGACTAATGAATACAGTGATagcagcccaaaacttttgaaaCATTCTATTACCTACCATCCAGATGGGCTCTATATTATTGAG ACAGGAGAAAGTAGCTTGAATTTGGAAATTGATTATTTGGGTAGTGATGAATTTAGGGTTACGACGGGTGGAGCGAGCATGGATATTACAATAGCCACTTATTTCAAG GATAAAGATAAACATATTCATATATGGCGTGGTTCAGAACATCATCAGTTCAAGCAGAAGCTGCGAGTTGATTGGTCAGATGATGTTGAAACCCATACGAAGTCAACTTTTGATACGACAGCAGCCCATCCTCCTGGAACTGTACTCGCTCCAATGGCTGGCCTAGTAGTAAAAGTTTTGGGAAAAAATGGGTCTCAAGTTGAACAAGGACAACCTATTTTAGTGTTGGAAGCGATGAAAATGGAG CACATCGTGAAGGCACCACTTGCTGGGATTGTTCAGGGGCTACATGTGGAAGCCGGTCAGCAAGTTTCTGACAGCAGCATTCTATTTCAAGTCAAG GAAAAGTGA
- the LOC124929256 gene encoding methylcrotonoyl-CoA carboxylase subunit alpha, mitochondrial isoform X1 has product MPSMASFVCRKLHSRHSNIMIRFFSSPPVKNQRIEKILIANRGEIACRIMRTAKRLGIRTVAVYSDADRNSLHVKSADEAVRVGPPPARLSYLNAPSIIEAAIRTGAQAIHPGYGFLSENAEFAELCQQEGFIFVGPPPSAIRDMGDKSASKRIMGAAGVPLVPGYHGDEQSIDFMKSEADKIGYPVLIKPTHGGGGKGMRIVNNPDEFVDSFLGAQREAAASFGVDKILLEKYITRPRHIEVQIFGDKHGNVVHLYERDCSVQRRHQKIIEEAPAPNVADDFRSHVGQAAVNAAKAVGYHNAGTVEFIVDTSSGEFYFMEMNTRLQVEHPVTEMIVGQDLVEWQIRVANGESLPISQSEVPVAGHAFEARIYAENVPKGFLPATGVLHHYRPVPVSSEVRVETGVEQGDTVSMHYDPMIAKLVVWGESRGAALIKLKDCLSKFQVAGLPTNINFLTRLASHPAFENGDVETHFIEHFKDDLFIESTNNPVLAQGICDSAKLSASIVVACLFEKEHAAIIKQPPGGLSMWYGCPPFRVNHSVKRTLELEWTNEYSDSSPKLLKHSITYHPDGLYIIETGESSLNLEIDYLGSDEFRVTTGGASMDITIATYFKDKDKHIHIWRGSEHHQFKQKLRVDWSDDVETHTKSTFDTTAAHPPGTVLAPMAGLVVKVLGKNGSQVEQGQPILVLEAMKMEHIVKAPLAGIVQGLHVEAGQQVSDSSILFQVKEK; this is encoded by the exons ATGCCATCCATGGCGTCATTTGTTTGCCGGAAACTCCATTCCAGACATTCGAATATCATGATTAGGTTCTTTTCTTCGCCACCGGTTAAGAATCAGAGAATTGAAAAGATACTCATCGCCAACAGAGGCGAGATTGCTTGTAGAATCATGAGGACAGCTAAGAGATTGGGGATTCGGACAGTCGCAGTCTACAGTGACGCCGATAGGAACAGCCTTCACGTCAAGTCAGCCGACGAGGCCGTTCGTGTCGGTCCCCCTCCGGCTCGGCTGAGCTATCTCAATGCGCCATCCATTATTGAAGCTGCGATTAGGACGGGCGCTCAG GCTATCCATCCTGGGTATGGTTTCTTATCAGAAAATGCCGAGTTTGCTGAACTCTGTCAACAAGAGGGCTTTATTTTTGTTGGACCTCCACCATCTGCGATCAGAGATATGGGTGATAAAAG TGCATCCAAAAGAATAATGGGTGCAGCAGGGGTGCCACTTGTTCCTGGTTATCATGGTGATGAACAAAGTATTGACTTCATGAAGTCAGAAGCAGACAAAATTGGATATCCTGTTCTGATAAAACCAACTCATGGGGGTGGAGGGAAG GGGATGAGGATAGTAAACAATCCTGATGAATTTGTTGACTCATTTTTGGGAGCACAAAGGGAAGCTGCTGCATCTTTTGGAGTGGATAAAATCTTACTGGAGAAATATATCACTCGACCAAGGCACATAGAAGTTCAG ATATTTGGGGATAAACATGGAAATGTTGTACATCTGTATGAGAGAGATTGCAGTGTGCAAAGAAGACAccagaaaataattgaagaagcACCGGCA CCCAATGTTGCAGATGACTTCCGCTCTCATGTTGGTCAAGCTGCTGTCAATGCAGCCAAG gCAGTTGGTTATCACAATGCTGGAACAGTGGAGTTTATTGTTGACACATCATCTGGAGAGTTCTATTTTATGGAGATGAATACACGTCTTCAG GTTGAACATCCTGTTACTGAGATGATTGTTGGCCAAGATCTTGTAGAGTGGCAGATACGCGTAGCCAATGGAGAATCTCTTCCTATCAGTCAATCTGAGGTGCCTGTAGCAG GTCATGCTTTTGAAGCTCGTATATATGCTGAAAATGTTCCAAAAGGATTTCTTCCAGCAACTGGAGTTCTTCATCATTATCGTCCAGTCCCAGTTTCTTCAGAAG TTAGGGTTGAGACGGGAGTTGAACAAGGTGATACAGTCAGTATGCATTATGACCCTATGATTGCTAAGCTTGTGGTATGGGGAGAAAGTCGCGGCGCAGCTTTGATCAAATTGAAGGACTGCTTGTCAAAATTTCAG GTTGCAGGTTTGCCAACCAATATAAATTTTCTGACTAGGCTGGCAAGCCATCCAGCATTTGAGAACGGTGACGTTGAAACCCATTTCATCGAGCATTTCAAAGATGACCTATTTATCGAATCAACAAATAATCCAGTACTTGCCCAAGGAATATGTGATTCTGCTAAATTGAGCGCATCAATTGTAGTGGCATGCTTGTTTGAAAAGGAACATGCAGCAATTATAAAACAGCCTCCTG GAGGCTTGTCTATGTGGTATGGCTGTCCTCCCTTTAGAGTAAATCATTCTGTCAAGCGTACTTTGGAACTTGAATGGACTAATGAATACAGTGATagcagcccaaaacttttgaaaCATTCTATTACCTACCATCCAGATGGGCTCTATATTATTGAG ACAGGAGAAAGTAGCTTGAATTTGGAAATTGATTATTTGGGTAGTGATGAATTTAGGGTTACGACGGGTGGAGCGAGCATGGATATTACAATAGCCACTTATTTCAAG GATAAAGATAAACATATTCATATATGGCGTGGTTCAGAACATCATCAGTTCAAGCAGAAGCTGCGAGTTGATTGGTCAGATGATGTTGAAACCCATACGAAGTCAACTTTTGATACGACAGCAGCCCATCCTCCTGGAACTGTACTCGCTCCAATGGCTGGCCTAGTAGTAAAAGTTTTGGGAAAAAATGGGTCTCAAGTTGAACAAGGACAACCTATTTTAGTGTTGGAAGCGATGAAAATGGAG CACATCGTGAAGGCACCACTTGCTGGGATTGTTCAGGGGCTACATGTGGAAGCCGGTCAGCAAGTTTCTGACAGCAGCATTCTATTTCAAGTCAAG GAAAAGTGA
- the LOC124932976 gene encoding protein NETWORKED 1D, whose translation MATRLHKNSRRMYSWWWDSHISPKNSKWLQENLTDMDSKVKAMIKLIEEDADSFARRAEMYYKKRPELMKLVEEFYRAYRALAERYDNATGVLKQAHKTMSEAFPNQMPMLLGDDSETDTQTPEKDDAGKRNGGYSEESDSVTNRFDSIKSRRGLNFNEVDDSSSEEIHRLEKEIQTLKESLAKLETEKVIGQDEYQKSQKQLSIIHEELSKAQTSSSGLNERADRAEGQVQSLREVIDKLNEAKEASLLQYEQCLEKISNLERDLSDSKEKTEELTNQATIAETDVQSVKQELASVELEKTAAFGQYTEALEKISALDAKLLVAQEDSRRFKEQAEKAESEVESLKQALHKTKEEKEVAALNYQQCLETISSLQLNIHCLEEEINKLKSEIENNVEKLKDAEEKRLLLEQSNQSLHSELESAAMKMSSQGHELTEKQDELGRLWASLQEERIRFVEAETAFQTLQHLHSKTQEEMRYVSLELQNKLRLLSDFETQNESLRDDVQKMLEENKSLNDLNSSSAVSIKNMQGEVLGLREVKEKLEGEVEVRVDERNALQQEIYCLKEEMNVFNEKHQTILSQIDAVGFKPDSLESSVRELQDENLGLKENIERETSEKIALLEKLEILEKLLEKNALLENSLLKLGSELEEARTNIKVLEESIESLLVEKSAIIDEKTVLMTQLKETTENLQKLSEKNTFLENSLSDAHDELDGLKDKLIKLEDSCQLLQNEKSELINEKGNLKSQVEITQQRLEDLQKLYAELEEKSQALEKERHVALSKVLEIQVSLDAEKQEHSLFAKRSETQATIMQSRINLLEEECQLKRGELDEEIEKSMDSQIEIFVLKKSAQELKQKSQGLLIECHKLMEASKSSEKLISELELQNLEKQAEAESFSEQLKIFRTGLYQLLKVLEIEVGNEDGEKIGRDQTSLNRVVSKLEDLKSDLYLTRDENKRLAVEISVFFALLRQLSIELKILEKEKQDVDKELSDRNEQLSVLHIETRELLHTNKELHYQMKERDQKEEELMSQIENLNCKLSDIQRAYENLQLESSKTLEEKRLVSVQFLDSEERNHNLEEQNLFVLSEALSMSNISFVYKNFIDDKVMELQKLGEDLDNVHAIKHSLDVKLRTMEETLVFSEVDRLLFKETLKDTEDELRTARSVNEQLGCEILEKKNFLSLKEKELSETGSKLTDLEREKSEFQIAVEALTMENSGLKMAMEDHKKQILNISEDNDDMKKENGRLGEVNMELESELYRVRDEYERSSTRESTLCSQLESSRVDKEIWETEATVFYDKLQASEISKILMEENAHELDGALKSLEDEMVCKDTEIEQLKETVGHVEGENGELRAQLAAYIPALISLNDVVSSLENHTLFNPKDQDTDNHKEKEMETLSDPIESCDKVSEGQTKVDAVSELMDLQTRLRVVEQAIFQMESVATQRNIDTDAKLAAAMKQIEDLVSKTSSDKLNHEPSSEISEMENGLMTKDIMLDQVYGISKKENADTDYDLPVSRRNSEGDEIKAVKEKNRNTSSEIFFEKEMSVVDKQEISRRFSSSRREIGKRRILERLDSDVQKLMNVQITVQDLKTKMMITEKRGKRKTLVDWDTLKEQLEESEATMQQLIEQNAKLVKNIEEKTLPSDWKSIDFDENRETKRSRVIDQARKLSEKIGRLQLEVQKIQFVLLKVEDQKESKGKTTRISEFKRRVLLSDYLYGNGKSSSQKQKNMKFCGCVQPPTKGD comes from the exons ATGGCGACGCGTCTGCATAAGAATTCTAGACGAATGTATTCTTGGTGGTGGGATAGTCACATAAGCCCCAAGAACTCAAAATGGTTGCAAGAGAATCTCACAG ATATGGACTCAAAAGTAAAGGCGATGATCAAGCTTATCGAAGAGGATGCGGATTCCTTTGCGAGGAGGGCAGAGATGTACTATAAGAAGCGTCCGGAGCTCATGAAACTGGTGGAAGAGTTCTATCGAGCTTATCGGGCCTTGGCTGAACGATATGACAATGCAACTGGTGTCCTTAAACAGGCCCACAAGACAATGTCAGAAGCATTTCCTAACCAAATGCCCATGCTGTTGGGTGATGATTCAGAAACTGATACTCAAACTCCTGAGAAGGATGATGCTGGAAAGAGGAATGGAGGATACAGCGAAGAATCTGATTCTGTAACCAACCGGTTTGACTCTATAAAGTCGAGAAGAGGCCTTAATTTCAACGAGGTGGATGATAGTAGCTCAGAAGAGATACATAGACTCGAGAAGGAGATCCAAACCTTGAAGGAATCACTTGCCAAGTTAGAAACTGAAAAAGTGATTGGCCAGGATGAATACCAAAAAAGTCAGAAACAATTGTCTATAATACATGAGGAACTCTCTAAAGCACAAACGAGTTCAAGTGGTCTTAACGAGAGAGCTGATAGGGCAGAGGGTCAAGTTCAGTCTTTGCGAGAAGTGATTGATAAACTAAATGAGGCAAAGGAAGCCAGCCTTCTCCAATATGAGCAATGTCTAGAGAAGATATCTAACCTTGAGAGAGATCTATCTGATTCGAAGGAAAAAACCGAGGAACTAACCAATCAAGCAACTATAGCCGAGACTGATGTTCAATCCGTGAAGCAAGAACTTGCTTCAGTGGAGTTAGAAAAGACTGCTGCTTTTGGTCAATATACAGAGGCTTTAGAGAAAATATCGGCTCTAGATGCAAAATTACTGGTTGCTCAAGAAGATTCCAGAAGATTTAAGGAACAAGCTGAGAAAGCTGAATCTGAAGTAGAATCATTGAAGCAAGCTCTCCATAAAACGAAGGAAGAGAAGGAAGTTGCAGCTCTTAACTATCAGCAGTGCTTGGAGACAATTTCTAGTTTGCAGCTTAATATTCATTGTTTGGAAGAAGAAATCAATAAGCTTAAGAGTGAAATAGAAAACAATGTTGAGAAGCTTAAGGATGCTGAAGAAAAACGTCTTCTATTGGAACAATCAAACCAATCTCTTCATTCTGAGCTAGAATCTGCAGCAATGAAGATGAGTTCTCAAGGGCATGAACTTACGGAAAAACAAGATGAATTGGGAAGGTTATGGGCAAGTCTACAAGAAGAGAGAATACGTTTTGTGGAGGCTGAAACTGCTTTCCAGACACTGCAGCATTTGCATTCAAAAACCCAGGAAGAGATGAGATACGTTTCTTTGGAGCTGCAAAATAAACTTCGACTCCTAAGTGACTTTGAGACACAAAATGAGAGTTTGCGTGATGATGTCCAGAAGATGTTGGAGGAGAACAAGAGCCTCAACGATCTGAATTCATCTTCAGCAGTGTCAATAAAGAACATGCAAGGTGAGGTATTGGGCTTGAGAGAGGTGAAGGAAAAACTAGAGGGGGAGGTTGAGGTTCGAGTTGACGAGAGGAATGCTCTTCAACAGGAAATCTATTGTCTAAAGGAAGAAATGAATGTATTTAACGAAAAGCATCAGACTATATTATCCCAGATAGATGCAGTTGGGTTTAAGCCGGATTCTCTGGAGTCGTCAGTAAGAGAATTGCAAGATGAGAATTTGGGGCTGAAAgaaaatatagagagagaaacaagtGAAAAAATCGCCCTCTTGGAGAAGCTGGAAATATTGGAGAAACTTTTGGAGAAAAATGCTCTGCTGGAGAATTCACTTTTGAAGTTGGGTTCTGAGTTGGAGGAGGCTAGAACCAATATAAAAGTGTTGGAAGAATCAATCGAATCTCTTTTGGTGGAAAAATCTGCTATTATTGATGAGAAAACTGTTCTAATGACTCAGTTAAAGGAAACTACCGAAAATTTGCAGAAGCTTTCCGAGAAAAACACGTTCTTGGAAAATTCCCTTTCTGATGCACACGACGAATTAGATGGGCTGAAGGATAAATTGATAAAACTGGAGGATTCCTGCCAGTTGCTCCAAAATGAGAAATCTGAACTTATCAATGAAAAAGGTAATCTCAAGTCTCAGGTGGAAATTACTCAGCAAAGGCTAGAAGATCTTCAGAAATTGTATGCAGAGCTTGAGGAGAAATCACAGGCTTTGGAGAAAGAGAGACATGTCGCTCTCTCTAAAGTCCTAGAAATTCAGGTTTCTTTGGATGCAGAAAAGCAAGAGCATTCTCTTTTCGCCAAGAGGAGCGAGACACAGGCGACCATAATGCAATCTCGGATTAATCTTCTGGAAGAAGAATGTCAACTGAAAAGAGGAGAACTCGATGAAGAGATTGAAAAATCCATGGATTCTCAAATTGAAATCTTCGTGTTAAAGAAATCTGCTCAAGAGCTCAAACAAAAGAGTCAGGGTCTGTTGATTGAGTGCCACAAACTCATGGAAGCATCCAAATCATCTGAAAAACTTATATCCGAGTTAGAGCTTCAGAATCTCGAGAAACAAGCAGAAGCTGAATCCTTCTCCGAGCAGTTGAAGATCTTCAGGACAGGTCTATATCAGTTATTGAAGGTTCTCGAAATTGAAGTAGGCAACGAGGATGGAGAAAAGATTGGACGAGACCAAACAAGTCTGAACCGAGTAGTAAGCAAGCTGGAAGATTTAAAATCGGATCTGTATTTGACCCGTGATGAAAATAAGCGGTTAGCTGTGGAGATATCTGTTTTCTTTGCTCTTCTCAGGCAATTGAGCATAGAACTGAAGATTCTTGAGAAGGAGAAACAGGATGTTGATAAAGAACTGAGTGACCGGAATGAGCAGCTGTCAGTCCTGCATATTGAGACCCGTGAACTTCTTCATACAAATAAAGAATTGCATTATCAAATGAAGGAAAGAGATCAAAAGGAGGAGGAATTAATGTCTCAGATAGAGAATCTTAACTGCAAGTTGTCAGATATCCAGAGGGCTTATGAAAATTTGCAATTGGAGAGCTCTAAGACTCTTGAAGAGAAAAGGCTAGTGTCAGTTCAGTTCTTGGACTCAGAGGAGAGGAACCATAATCTAGAAGAGCAAAATTTGTTTGTTCTTTCTGAAGCTCTATCTATGAGTaatatttcttttgtttataAGAACTTCATTGATGACAAAGTAATGGAACTCCAAAAACTTGGAGAAGATCTAGACAATGTTCACGCTATTAAACATTCCCTTGATGTTAAACTGAGAACAATGGAAGAGACGTTAGTGTTTTCAGAAGTTGACCGTTTGCTTTTCAAAGAGACCCTGAAGGATACGGAGGATGAGTTGAGAACAGCTAGATCCGTCAATGAACAATTGGGTTGTGAAATCTTGGAAAAGAAGAATTTCTTAAGCCTGAAGGAAAAGGAGCTCTCTGAAACAGGATCTAAACTGACAGACCTTGAGAGGGAGAAATCAGAGTTTCAGATTGCAGTGGAGGCTCTGACAATGGAGAATAGCGGGCTTAAGATGGCCATGGAAGATCATAAAAAGCAGATTCTAAATATATCGGAAGACAATGATGACATGAAAAAGGAGAATGGTCGCCTTGGTGAAGTAAATATGGAACTCGAGTCTGAACTCTATCGAGTGCGTGATGAATATGAAAGATCGAGTACAAGAGAGAGTACATTGTGCTCTCAGTTGGAGAGTTCTAGGGTTGATAAAGAAATATGGGAAACTGAGGCAACCGTGTTTTACGACAAGCTGCAGGCTTCTGAGATTTCTAAGATTCTAATGGAAGAGAACGCCCACGAGCTTGATGGAGCTCTTAAAAGTCTTGAAGATGAAATGGTTTGTAAAGACACAGAAATTGAACAACTCAAGGAAACTGTCGGTCACGTGGAGGGTGAAAATGGAGAACTCAGAGCTCAGTTAGCTGCTTATATTCCTGCCCTCATTTCCTTGAACGATGTTGTATCTTCCTTGGAAAACCATACACTTTTCAACCCAAAGGATCAAGACACTGACAATCATAAAGAAAAG GAAATGGAAACGTTGAGTGACCCTATTGAAAGCTGCGACAAAGTAAGTGAAGGCCAAACAAAGGTAGATGCAGTTTCAGAGTTGATGGATCTCCAAACCAGGCTTAGAGTTGTTGAACAGGCCATTTTCCAAATGGAAAGTGTGGCAACACAAAGGAACATAGACACTGATGCTAAACTTGCAGCTGCAATGAAGCAGATCGAAGATTTGGTTTCCAAGACCAGCTCGGACAAGCTAAATCATGAGCCTTCTTCAGAAATATCTGAAATGGAGAACGGGCTTATGACGAAAGATATTATGCTTGATCAAGTATATGGTATAAGCAAGAAAGAGAATGCGGATACAGATTATGATTTGCCGGTATCAAGAAGAAATTCTGAGGGTGATGAGATAAAGGCAGTTAAAGAGAAAAACCGCAATACCAGTTCAGAGATTTTCTTTGAGAAGGAAATGAGCGTTGTGGACAAACAAGAGATTTCCCGCAGATTTTCCAGTTCTCGTCGGGAAATTGGCAAGAGGAGGATTTTGGAAAGGCTAGATTCTGACGTCCAGAAACTGATGAACGTTCAGATTACGGTTCAAGACTTGAAGACAAAAATGATGATTACCGAGAAGAGAGGCAAGAGAAAGACTTTAGTGGACTGGGACACATTGAAAGAGCAGCTTGAAGAATCGGAGGCAACTATGCAGCAATTAATCGAGCAAAATGCAAAACTGGTGAAGAATATTGAAGAGAAAACTCTACCATCTGATTGGAAATCAATAGATTTTGACGAGAACAGGGAGACCAAGAGATCTAGAGTCATTGATCAGGCGCGAAAACTGTCTGAGAAAATTGGGCGGCTACAATTGGAAGTGCAGAAGATTCAATTTGTGTTGCTCAAAGTGGAGGATCAGAAGGAAAGTAAAGGAAAAACCACCAGAATCTCCGAATTTAAAAGAAGAGTTCTTCTAAGCGATTATCTCTATGGCAATGGAAAATCTAGTAGCCAGAAACAGAAGAATATGAAATTTTGTGGGTGTGTCCAGCCGCCAACTAAGGGAGACTGA
- the LOC124929735 gene encoding serine/threonine-protein kinase STY13-like codes for MESFVRDEIEPVREVWEIDCGQLVIRYVIARGTYGTVYRGIFDNNQDVAVKVLDWSRYHGIPTPSQVEAIRDTFKQEAAIWNNLDHPNIAKFVGASMGTTDLSIPSSSNSTPSNSSSTSKTCCVVVEYLPGGTVKNYLIKNSRKKLTLKVVIKLALDLSRGLSYLHSKNIVHRDVKTENMLLDSQGNLKIVDFGVARVEASNQSEMSVHTGTLGYMAPEVMEGTPYGHKCDVFSFGICLWEIYSCDMPPYPNDSLTEFSNAVVRKNLRPHVPRCCPKSLRSIMKKCWDKIPNNRPEMEEVVRLLEAIDTTKGGGMIPDGQFRGCFCFFNPRGP; via the exons ATGGAGAGTTTTGTAAGAGATGAGATTGAGCCGGTAAGAGAAGTGTGGGAAATAGATTGTGGTCAATTGGTAATCAGATATGTCATTGCTCGTGGTACATATGGGACAGTCTATCGCGGCATCTTCGATAATAATCAAGACGTAGcag TGAAGGTACTTGATTGGAGTAGGTATCATGGTATTCCGACACCTTCTCAAGTTGAAGCCATTCGGGATACATTTAAGCAAGAGGCTGCTATTTGGAATAACCTCGACCATCCAAACATCGCAAAG TTTGTTGGAGCTTCAATGGGCACAACAGACCTAAGCATCCCGTCTTCTTCTAATAGTACTCCTTCAAATTCAAGTTCAACTTCAAAGACTTGTTGCGTTGTCGTGGAGTATCTTCCAGGTGGAACGGTGAAGAACTACTTAATAAAGAATTCTCGCAAAAAACTTACCCTTAAGGTTGTCATTAAACTTGCTTTAGACCTATCTCGAGG TTTGAGCTATCTTCACTCAAAGAATATAGTGCATCGCGATGTAAAAACAGAAAACATGTTGTTGGACTCGCAAGGAAATCTGAAAATTGTGGATTTCGGGGTGGCTAGAGTTGAAGCTTCAAACCAAAGTGAAATGAGTGTCCACACTGGTACACTTGGATATATGGCTCCTGag gTGATGGAAGGAACGCCTTATGGTCATAAGTGCGATGTATTTAGCTTTGGGATTTGTCTTTGGGAAATTTATAGCTGCGACATGCCGCCTTATCCGAATGATAGCTTAACTGAATTCTCTAATGCAGTGGTTCGAAAG aatCTAAGGCCACATGTGCCTAGATGTTGCCCGAAATCATTAAGGAGCATAATGAAGAAATGTTGGGACAAAATCCCAAACAATCGGCcggagatggaggaggttgtccGATTGTTGGAAGCAATAGACACTACCAAGGGCGGTGGCATGATCCCCGATGGCCAATTTCGCGGCTGCTTTTGTTTCTTCAATCCTCGTGGTCcatga